One stretch of Roseimicrobium sp. ORNL1 DNA includes these proteins:
- the gap gene encoding type I glyceraldehyde-3-phosphate dehydrogenase produces the protein MIKIGINGFGRIGRLVFRAICDQGLLGKEIDVVAVNDLVPADNLAYLVKYDSTQGKAKEEVYSKKSSDSVAEDDVLVVDGHEIKCLAVKEGPAALPWKELGVDIVIESTGLFTEAEKAAGHLKAGAKKVIISAPGKNEDITVVMGVNHEKYDAEKHNIISNASCTTNCLAPVVHVLLKEGFGIEEGLMTTVHSYTATQKTVDGPSKKDWKGGRSAAINIIPSTTGAAKAVGLAIPEVKGKLTGMSFRVPTPTVSVVDLTVKTVKETSYKEICAAMKKASETYMKGILAYTADEVVSTDFIHDSHSSIFDAGSGLELNSRFFKLVSWYDNEWGYSNRCVDLVKYIAAK, from the coding sequence ATGATCAAAATCGGCATCAACGGTTTCGGACGCATCGGGCGTCTTGTCTTTCGCGCCATCTGTGACCAGGGCCTGCTCGGCAAAGAAATCGACGTCGTCGCCGTCAACGACCTCGTCCCCGCCGACAACCTCGCCTACCTCGTGAAGTACGACTCCACGCAGGGCAAGGCCAAGGAAGAAGTGTACAGCAAGAAGTCCAGCGACAGCGTGGCTGAAGACGACGTGCTCGTGGTGGATGGCCACGAAATCAAGTGCCTCGCCGTGAAGGAAGGCCCTGCCGCCCTCCCCTGGAAGGAACTCGGCGTGGACATCGTGATCGAGTCCACCGGTCTCTTCACCGAAGCTGAGAAGGCCGCCGGCCACCTCAAGGCTGGTGCGAAGAAGGTCATCATCTCTGCTCCTGGCAAGAACGAAGACATCACCGTGGTGATGGGTGTGAACCATGAGAAGTACGATGCGGAGAAGCACAACATCATCTCCAACGCGAGCTGCACCACGAACTGCCTCGCACCCGTCGTGCACGTGCTGCTCAAGGAAGGTTTCGGCATCGAGGAAGGCCTCATGACCACCGTCCACAGCTACACCGCCACGCAGAAGACCGTGGACGGCCCGAGCAAGAAGGATTGGAAGGGTGGCCGCAGCGCTGCGATCAACATCATCCCCTCCACCACCGGCGCCGCCAAGGCCGTGGGTCTCGCGATTCCCGAAGTGAAGGGCAAGCTCACCGGCATGTCCTTCCGCGTGCCCACCCCGACCGTCTCCGTGGTGGACCTCACCGTGAAGACCGTGAAGGAAACCTCCTACAAGGAAATCTGCGCTGCCATGAAGAAGGCCAGCGAGACCTACATGAAGGGCATCCTCGCCTACACCGCTGACGAAGTGGTGAGCACCGACTTCATCCACGACAGCCACAGCTCCATCTTCGACGCCGGTTCCGGCCTCGAGTTGAACAGCCGCTTCTTCAAGCTGGTGAGCTGGTACGACAACGAGTGGGGCTACAGCAACCGCTGCGTGGACCTCGTGAAGTACATCGCCGCCAAGTAA